The following coding sequences lie in one Mycobacterium sp. DL440 genomic window:
- a CDS encoding glycosyltransferase family 4 protein, with amino-acid sequence MLSPIAWRTPPRHYGPWEQFASLLTEGLVAAGHDVTLFATADSITTASLHSTAARGWSEDESIDAKVAECLHIASVFERADEFDVIHNGFDFLPLTYSDLVSTPVVTTIHGFSSSRIVPVYQRYNGAGAYVSISDADRHPDLHYAATIHHGIDVEEFAVHPDPGEHLLFFGRIHPDKGTAQAIEVARRCGRRLDIAGIIQDQQYFRDAVEPFIDGEQVRYLGAVDTSARAEVLGSAHALLHLIGFDEPFGYSVVEAMACGTPVIANNRGSMGELIRHGVTGFLVEDTDAAVTAVGAVGTLDRPKIAALTAERFTVAAMVDKYVAVYREVIGT; translated from the coding sequence GTGTTGTCGCCCATCGCGTGGCGCACACCGCCCCGTCACTACGGGCCGTGGGAGCAGTTCGCGTCGTTACTCACCGAGGGGTTGGTGGCTGCCGGGCACGACGTCACCCTGTTCGCCACTGCCGACTCGATCACCACGGCGTCCTTGCACTCGACAGCTGCGCGTGGCTGGTCTGAGGACGAGTCGATCGACGCCAAGGTCGCCGAATGCCTACACATCGCTTCGGTGTTCGAGCGTGCCGACGAATTCGACGTGATCCACAACGGATTCGACTTTCTGCCGCTCACCTACAGCGATCTGGTCAGCACCCCGGTGGTGACCACGATCCACGGTTTCTCGTCGAGCCGGATCGTTCCGGTCTACCAGCGCTACAACGGCGCAGGCGCTTACGTGTCGATCAGTGACGCGGACCGGCATCCGGACCTGCACTACGCCGCGACCATTCACCACGGCATCGATGTCGAGGAGTTCGCGGTCCATCCGGATCCCGGCGAGCATCTGCTGTTCTTCGGCCGGATTCATCCGGACAAGGGCACCGCGCAGGCGATCGAGGTCGCCCGCCGGTGTGGGCGCCGGCTCGACATCGCCGGGATCATTCAGGACCAGCAGTACTTTCGCGACGCGGTTGAGCCGTTCATCGACGGCGAGCAGGTGCGCTACCTCGGTGCCGTCGACACGTCGGCGCGCGCCGAGGTGCTGGGCAGCGCGCACGCCCTGCTGCACCTGATCGGCTTCGACGAACCGTTCGGCTACAGCGTGGTCGAGGCAATGGCTTGTGGCACACCGGTTATCGCCAACAACAGAGGCTCGATGGGTGAGCTGATCAGGCACGGTGTCACCGGGTTTCTGGTCGAGGACACCGATGCCGCGGTGACTGCTGTCGGGGCGGTCGGCACGCTCGATCGTCCGAAGATCGCTGCGCTCACCGCGGAGCGCTTCACGGTAGCGGCGATGGTCGACAAGTACGTGGCCGTGTACCGCGAGGTCATCGGGACATGA
- a CDS encoding alpha-glucosidase — MTDTMWWKSAVVYQIYPRSFADSNGDGVGDLGGILERLDYLSELGVDVIWLSPIYRSPHADNGYDISDYRDIDPLFGTLGDVDELIAQLHARGMKLVMDLVVNHTSDEHPWFVESRSSRDNPKRDWYIWRDARDGVEPNNWGSFFSGPAWTWEPDTGQYYLHLFDRKQPDLNWENAQVRKAVQDIMVWWLDRGVDGFRMDVINFISKADGLPDVPADPLQRYVIAYDGFVDGPRVHAYLAEMTRNVFGDRDGEFLTVGEMPGVTPEQARLYTDPARGELDMVFQFEHVSVDQGPAGKFDPRGLDLIALKTTLHRWQAALAETGWNSLYWNNHDQPRVVSRFGDDDPAYRAASAKALATVLHGMRGTPFVYQGEELGMTNYPFRNPQDHKDLEAVNYYNGVVDLGGDAAAALAGLAKMSRDNARTPMQWDGGPGAGFSTGEPWLPVNPNHSWLNAEAQTGAADSVFAHYRALIRLRHEMPVFADGDFTPLMADDPQIWAYTRITADSRLLVIANCSREPRTVDIGPDWTSAELLLGNLPGTGVASTSLELLGWDARIYSVGE, encoded by the coding sequence ATGACCGACACGATGTGGTGGAAATCGGCTGTCGTCTATCAGATCTATCCACGCAGCTTCGCCGACTCGAACGGCGACGGGGTCGGTGATCTGGGCGGAATCCTTGAGCGCCTTGACTATTTGTCCGAGCTCGGCGTTGACGTGATCTGGTTGTCGCCGATCTACCGTTCACCGCACGCCGACAACGGTTACGACATCAGTGACTACCGCGACATCGACCCGCTGTTCGGGACGTTGGGCGATGTCGACGAGCTGATCGCTCAGCTACACGCCCGCGGGATGAAGCTGGTGATGGACCTGGTGGTCAACCACACCTCCGACGAGCACCCGTGGTTCGTCGAATCGCGTTCATCACGGGACAACCCCAAGCGGGATTGGTACATCTGGCGCGATGCCCGCGACGGTGTTGAACCGAACAACTGGGGCTCGTTCTTCAGCGGACCGGCGTGGACCTGGGAGCCGGACACCGGCCAGTACTACCTGCACCTGTTCGACCGAAAGCAACCCGACCTGAACTGGGAGAACGCCCAGGTCCGAAAAGCCGTCCAGGACATCATGGTGTGGTGGTTGGACCGCGGGGTCGACGGCTTCCGCATGGACGTCATCAATTTCATCTCCAAGGCCGACGGGCTCCCCGATGTGCCCGCTGATCCGCTGCAGCGGTACGTCATCGCCTACGACGGATTCGTCGACGGACCGCGCGTGCATGCCTACCTTGCCGAGATGACCCGCAACGTGTTTGGTGACCGTGACGGCGAGTTCCTCACCGTCGGTGAGATGCCGGGCGTGACGCCCGAGCAAGCCCGGCTCTACACCGATCCGGCCCGGGGTGAGTTGGACATGGTCTTTCAGTTCGAGCATGTGTCCGTCGACCAGGGACCTGCGGGCAAGTTCGACCCTCGCGGACTCGACCTGATCGCCCTGAAGACCACGCTGCACCGCTGGCAGGCCGCGCTGGCCGAAACCGGGTGGAACAGCCTGTACTGGAACAACCACGATCAGCCCCGCGTGGTGTCCCGGTTCGGCGACGACGACCCCGCGTACCGGGCTGCCTCGGCCAAGGCGCTCGCCACCGTGCTGCACGGCATGCGCGGTACCCCGTTCGTCTATCAAGGCGAAGAACTCGGCATGACGAACTATCCATTCCGAAATCCGCAGGACCACAAAGACCTTGAGGCCGTCAACTACTACAACGGCGTGGTCGATCTGGGTGGCGATGCGGCGGCGGCGCTGGCCGGGCTGGCAAAGATGAGCCGCGACAACGCCCGCACGCCCATGCAATGGGATGGGGGACCGGGTGCCGGATTCAGCACCGGTGAGCCGTGGCTGCCGGTCAACCCCAACCACAGCTGGCTGAACGCCGAGGCCCAAACCGGTGCAGCGGATTCGGTGTTCGCGCACTATCGAGCTCTTATTCGGCTGCGCCACGAAATGCCCGTCTTCGCCGATGGCGACTTCACGCCGCTGATGGCAGACGACCCGCAGATCTGGGCCTACACCCGGATTACAGCGGATAGCAGGCTCCTGGTGATCGCCAATTGCAGCCGCGAGCCGCGGACAGTCGACATCGGACCGGACTGGACCTCGGCCGAGCTGTTGCTCGGTAACCTTCCCGGGACTGGCGTCGCGTCGACGTCACTCGAGCTTCTCGGGTGGGACGCACGGATCTACTCTGTTGGGGAGTAA
- a CDS encoding DUF2786 domain-containing protein: protein MSRRNRQKRAAKQKNRRRTSSQQQRWNPDPEYDRVAILDQLIARLYHCAMCPDHDAESHAAELLDDCRGNAHDLDLAADGAMTGAINKAWQAGWSPNDLHEFARRRLDASATSYLDEAIVLESRRYPVTALHPRWRAELTALSARTDHSTPQMWDWADRHAVDDQAAITVVLKVLRLLGTLPILEPLLPLPGAHQHSSVAVNPSDAKALSRVRALLAKAEATQFPEEAEALSAKAQELMSRYSLHHAIRDHERGRTAEAIARRIWIDSPYVSAKAALVQSVATANRCRMVCAEKIGFVAVIGADCDLEFVELLSTSLLVQANRAMLTAGRETRNGQARTRSFRQSFLLSYATRVGERLTATSATVATEVERGTLLPVLAARSQATDELTDRLFPATVPREMLASSGAGWAAGRIAADLAQLEVRRPIAG from the coding sequence ATGAGCCGCCGCAACCGCCAAAAGCGCGCCGCCAAGCAGAAGAACCGCCGGCGCACGTCGTCCCAACAACAACGCTGGAACCCCGATCCCGAGTACGACCGCGTCGCCATACTCGACCAGCTCATTGCACGGCTGTACCACTGCGCGATGTGTCCCGACCACGACGCGGAATCCCACGCCGCCGAACTGCTCGACGACTGTCGCGGAAATGCGCACGATCTCGACCTGGCCGCCGACGGTGCCATGACCGGCGCCATCAACAAGGCGTGGCAGGCGGGTTGGTCACCGAATGACCTCCACGAGTTCGCTCGTCGCCGTCTCGACGCATCGGCTACCAGCTATCTGGACGAGGCTATCGTCCTCGAGTCCCGGCGCTATCCCGTCACCGCACTGCACCCGCGATGGCGCGCCGAGCTCACCGCGTTGTCCGCGAGGACCGACCACAGCACTCCGCAGATGTGGGACTGGGCTGATCGGCATGCTGTCGACGATCAGGCCGCTATAACGGTCGTGCTGAAGGTGCTGCGACTCCTGGGAACCCTTCCGATCCTGGAACCGTTGCTGCCGTTGCCCGGCGCGCACCAACATTCGTCGGTCGCAGTGAATCCATCTGACGCGAAAGCGCTCAGCCGGGTGCGCGCGCTGCTGGCCAAGGCCGAGGCCACCCAGTTCCCCGAAGAAGCTGAAGCTCTGTCCGCCAAGGCGCAAGAACTGATGAGCAGGTACTCGTTGCACCACGCGATTCGCGATCATGAACGTGGTCGCACGGCGGAGGCCATCGCTCGGCGGATCTGGATCGACAGCCCCTACGTCAGCGCCAAGGCGGCACTGGTGCAGTCCGTGGCGACAGCCAACCGGTGCCGCATGGTGTGCGCGGAGAAGATCGGGTTCGTCGCAGTCATCGGCGCCGACTGCGACCTGGAATTCGTTGAGCTGCTGTCTACTTCACTATTGGTACAAGCCAACCGGGCGATGCTGACCGCTGGACGAGAAACCCGCAACGGACAGGCCCGGACGCGGTCGTTTCGTCAATCATTTCTTCTCTCCTATGCCACACGCGTCGGTGAACGCCTTACCGCGACCTCAGCGACGGTCGCCACGGAAGTGGAACGCGGAACGCTGCTTCCCGTGCTGGCAGCGCGCAGCCAGGCTACCGATGAACTCACCGACCGGCTCTTCCCAGCGACTGTTCCCCGTGAAATGTTGGCCTCCAGCGGCGCTGGATGGGCGGCCGGACGTATTGCAGCAGACCTTGCGCAACTGGAGGTGCGTCGCCCGATCGCGGGGTGA
- a CDS encoding restriction endonuclease, with translation MGPCGLWCYNTSGAEVDWPDHIEPTTGDFTYYGDNRKPVKDLHETPRGGNLLLRNIFAASRAGADERLKVPPVFLFEKVSGRDVMFRGLLAPGSPRLTSDEELVAVWRTTRDLRFQNYRSHFTVLQTPIVRREWINEIVAGNPLGAACPVEWRSWVKARIYQALEAPRNLVVRSKQEQQPKSGDVWLMRAVHQYFAEAPVEFEHFAADMWLNSDPHVASVEVTRPSRDGGRDAIGEFRIGPDEDPVRLQFALEAKCYDPDGGGVGVKLVSRLIARIKHREFGVFVTTAFIAAQAYQEVREDQHPIVFITGRDLVAVLRRMGLSDEKSLAAYLSTQHPLAPSARQVGAVDVAVPNEPIAFDSAPAMHAKHGQPEGACANQSSSIVDHK, from the coding sequence ATGGGGCCGTGCGGCTTGTGGTGCTATAACACCTCCGGGGCCGAAGTTGACTGGCCCGACCACATCGAGCCAACGACGGGCGATTTCACCTACTACGGCGATAACCGGAAACCGGTTAAGGATCTTCACGAAACTCCGCGAGGTGGAAACCTGTTGCTGCGGAACATTTTCGCCGCATCCCGTGCTGGTGCAGATGAACGACTCAAAGTGCCGCCCGTGTTCCTATTTGAAAAAGTCAGTGGCCGCGACGTTATGTTCCGTGGACTGCTAGCGCCTGGGTCTCCACGATTGACGAGTGACGAAGAACTCGTTGCCGTATGGCGCACCACGCGTGACCTCCGGTTCCAGAATTATCGTTCCCACTTCACCGTGCTCCAGACACCGATCGTCCGCCGCGAATGGATCAATGAGATCGTCGCGGGAAATCCACTCGGGGCCGCATGCCCCGTCGAGTGGCGGTCCTGGGTCAAGGCCCGGATCTACCAGGCCCTCGAAGCGCCACGAAACCTCGTGGTGCGCAGTAAACAAGAACAACAGCCAAAATCTGGTGACGTGTGGTTGATGCGCGCAGTCCACCAGTACTTCGCCGAGGCCCCAGTCGAGTTTGAACACTTCGCGGCAGACATGTGGCTCAACTCCGATCCGCATGTTGCATCAGTCGAAGTGACACGGCCCAGTCGCGACGGCGGGCGGGACGCCATCGGAGAATTCCGCATTGGCCCGGATGAGGATCCGGTCCGGCTGCAGTTCGCCCTTGAGGCGAAGTGCTACGACCCCGACGGTGGCGGTGTCGGCGTCAAGTTGGTGAGTCGGCTGATCGCGCGGATTAAGCATCGAGAATTCGGGGTCTTTGTCACCACAGCCTTCATTGCCGCTCAGGCCTACCAAGAAGTACGAGAGGACCAGCACCCAATCGTCTTCATTACAGGCAGAGACCTGGTTGCGGTCTTGCGGAGAATGGGTTTGTCCGACGAGAAATCGCTTGCTGCATACCTTTCGACGCAACATCCATTGGCTCCGTCAGCGCGTCAGGTGGGGGCCGTAGATGTCGCAGTGCCCAATGAACCGATCGCCTTTGACAGTGCACCAGCGATGCACGCCAAACACGGGCAGCCAGAGGGCGCATGTGCCAACCAGTCCTCCTCCATTGTCGATCACAAATGA
- a CDS encoding DNA cytosine methyltransferase, whose protein sequence is MTNTLSCLEICAGAGGQSLGLERAGFAHELAVEIEPEPCETLRINRPQWKVHEGDVREIDGLPYRGIDLLAGGVPCPPFSIAGKQLGKDDERDLFPEALRLVSEAKPTAVMLENVRGLSTAKFDGYRQSVLDKLASMGYRADWQVLNASDFGVPQLRPRFILVAVKDNYFESFHWPTPLAKTTTVGEILKPLMARDGWPGAAAWAKKANDVGPTIVGGSRKHGGPDLGPTRARAAWLALGVDGRGLANVGPDATTPLHHVPRLTLEMAAAIQGFPRDWMFYGRKTAAYRQIGNAFPPPVAAAVGQSIARALFGRRAKSRSSMVARSA, encoded by the coding sequence ATGACGAATACACTCAGCTGCCTAGAAATCTGCGCAGGAGCCGGCGGACAGTCCCTTGGCTTAGAGCGAGCCGGTTTCGCACACGAACTAGCGGTAGAGATCGAGCCTGAACCGTGCGAAACCCTGCGGATCAACCGGCCGCAGTGGAAGGTCCACGAGGGAGACGTACGCGAGATAGACGGCCTTCCGTACCGTGGCATCGACCTACTCGCGGGCGGCGTGCCCTGCCCACCGTTCTCGATCGCGGGCAAGCAACTCGGCAAGGACGACGAGCGAGACCTTTTCCCGGAAGCCCTGCGGCTGGTCTCCGAAGCTAAGCCAACTGCTGTAATGCTTGAGAATGTTCGGGGCCTGTCTACTGCAAAATTTGACGGCTACCGCCAATCGGTCCTGGACAAGTTGGCTTCGATGGGGTACCGCGCAGATTGGCAAGTGCTGAACGCAAGCGACTTTGGCGTCCCTCAGCTGCGGCCACGATTTATCCTCGTTGCAGTCAAGGATAACTACTTCGAGAGCTTCCATTGGCCCACGCCGCTTGCCAAGACCACGACTGTCGGCGAAATTCTCAAACCACTGATGGCACGTGACGGCTGGCCCGGCGCGGCCGCCTGGGCGAAGAAGGCTAACGATGTGGGCCCGACGATTGTGGGGGGTTCGCGGAAACATGGCGGGCCAGACCTGGGCCCGACTCGGGCGCGTGCGGCGTGGCTGGCGCTCGGCGTCGACGGCAGAGGCCTAGCGAACGTCGGGCCCGACGCCACCACACCGTTGCATCACGTTCCGCGGTTAACTCTTGAAATGGCTGCGGCCATCCAGGGGTTCCCGAGGGATTGGATGTTCTACGGCCGAAAGACCGCCGCATACAGGCAAATTGGCAATGCATTCCCGCCGCCCGTTGCTGCGGCCGTCGGCCAGAGTATCGCCCGAGCACTTTTTGGGCGGCGAGCCAAGTCTCGAAGCTCAATGGTGGCGCGTAGCGCTTGA
- a CDS encoding very short patch repair endonuclease, whose amino-acid sequence MAAIRRVDTKPEIALRSELHRLGYRFRKDFPVRIDGRLIRPDIVFTKRKVAVFVDGCFWHCCPEHGQRPKVNGEYWSPKLERNVKRDREQTGALESAGWMVLRFWAHDPADAVADAVSQILSG is encoded by the coding sequence ATGGCGGCCATACGTCGTGTTGATACCAAGCCAGAGATCGCCCTGCGGTCGGAGCTCCATCGCCTTGGCTACCGATTCCGCAAGGATTTCCCGGTCCGCATCGACGGGCGGCTCATCCGACCCGACATCGTCTTCACAAAACGCAAAGTCGCTGTCTTCGTGGACGGATGTTTCTGGCATTGCTGCCCAGAGCACGGTCAACGGCCGAAAGTGAATGGTGAATATTGGTCGCCGAAGCTGGAGCGCAACGTCAAACGGGATCGTGAACAGACCGGAGCGCTGGAGTCCGCGGGCTGGATGGTCCTCCGGTTTTGGGCGCACGACCCTGCTGACGCGGTGGCCGACGCCGTCAGTCAAATACTGTCGGGGTGA
- a CDS encoding NaeI family type II restriction endonuclease, producing the protein MTEDSHVDSAVEEVAAEILRLDPTGARWGAVLRHTYDMIYNGPETGRFRWSELAKTERTHFGTVFEINAQREFGFNDGKTTDYRIAGHQVDAKWSQTDGGWMLPPEVFDEIALVATGSDPDARFSLGLIRVAEAYRREGSNRDKKSSLNPIGRQAIKWLWRDAPMPASILLQLPDDVVAHIFDNRYGTQRVNRLFRATEGRLVHRNTVRTVAMQLDDQKRVRTNGGARSALKPEGYIILSSYHAHLARALGVPEPDDKHYISVRVTAGSGKDPLIQGCHWRRAIPNDPQCEAPILPERGVREE; encoded by the coding sequence GTGACCGAGGATTCGCATGTCGATTCGGCAGTTGAAGAAGTTGCAGCAGAGATCCTGCGCCTCGACCCAACCGGAGCTCGATGGGGAGCAGTCCTGCGGCATACCTACGACATGATCTACAACGGCCCTGAAACGGGAAGATTTCGCTGGTCAGAGCTGGCGAAGACCGAGAGGACACATTTCGGCACCGTCTTCGAGATCAATGCCCAGCGTGAGTTCGGCTTCAACGATGGCAAAACGACCGACTACCGCATCGCAGGTCATCAAGTCGACGCTAAGTGGAGTCAAACCGATGGTGGCTGGATGCTCCCACCGGAGGTCTTCGATGAGATCGCATTGGTCGCTACCGGGAGCGACCCCGACGCACGATTCTCACTCGGGCTCATTCGTGTCGCCGAGGCGTATCGACGCGAAGGGTCCAACCGTGACAAGAAGAGCTCGTTGAATCCTATTGGGCGCCAAGCAATCAAATGGCTGTGGCGGGACGCTCCCATGCCAGCAAGCATATTGTTGCAACTGCCAGACGACGTGGTGGCACACATCTTCGACAACCGTTATGGCACACAACGAGTTAATCGATTGTTCCGCGCAACCGAAGGCCGACTCGTTCACCGCAACACCGTTCGGACCGTGGCGATGCAGCTGGACGATCAGAAGCGGGTGCGCACGAACGGCGGCGCCCGCAGTGCGTTAAAGCCGGAGGGCTACATCATCTTGAGCAGCTACCATGCTCACCTGGCCAGGGCGCTCGGCGTTCCGGAGCCAGACGATAAGCACTACATTTCGGTTCGCGTGACGGCCGGAAGCGGCAAAGATCCGCTGATCCAGGGATGCCACTGGAGACGAGCAATCCCCAATGACCCACAATGCGAGGCACCCATATTGCCCGAGCGAGGTGTGAGGGAGGAATAG
- a CDS encoding nuclease-related domain-containing DEAD/DEAH box helicase, whose protein sequence is MARMIPAYFPDDAPPGEKALYRALAESGDTGDWIVLHSVGIAHHVKNPEGEADFVIIAPELGVLVIEVKSHEYIHFDDGVWHLGNKSETRGPIKQASQAKHSIRNFLARKQVELRSLPVVSAAWFTAVRARSTLPSSAEWHDWEILDSEDLKRSPIAAIRRTLAAGTAHLDEKFHGFSYGGVGPDIETAKRIAMLLRPSFEVGVVAGDMRNAREKDLIRFVEEQYQALDSMADNKRVLFTGPAGSGKTLLAMEAARREIAMGNRGRLLCFNRFLGQRLKADMPDDAALTVGTFHSQLLDLAGISAPTEPDADFWTHFLPAQALESLINAGDEAQGDFLIIDEVQDVLNDSYLDVLDLMVKGGLRAGRVLMFGDFERQAIFDGGTGRALVDARIPHLPTNRLVMNCRNLPRIGYSVNIFSGLKPGYQHFRRDDDGFNPVWLKYRRGDDQSQRLREAVQALRGDNYELNEIVVLSPLGSESVAASTTDTWLRQVLKPTDGRSSNRGELRYSTIHAFKGLEAPAVIVTDLDRDSVPNFESLLYVGLTRATDRLYGLVEASTGLAGLEGKL, encoded by the coding sequence ATGGCTCGAATGATCCCCGCGTATTTTCCCGACGACGCACCCCCTGGTGAGAAGGCCCTTTACCGCGCGCTCGCGGAGAGTGGTGACACAGGTGACTGGATCGTGCTGCACTCCGTCGGGATTGCACACCACGTCAAGAACCCCGAAGGTGAGGCTGACTTTGTCATCATCGCCCCTGAGTTGGGAGTCCTCGTCATCGAGGTCAAGTCGCATGAGTACATACACTTCGATGATGGAGTCTGGCATCTCGGAAACAAGTCCGAAACACGGGGCCCAATCAAGCAGGCAAGCCAGGCCAAGCATTCGATCCGTAACTTCCTGGCGCGCAAGCAAGTCGAGCTTCGATCATTACCTGTAGTGAGCGCGGCGTGGTTCACGGCGGTGCGTGCTCGGTCGACACTGCCTAGCTCAGCCGAATGGCACGATTGGGAGATTCTCGATTCTGAGGATCTCAAGCGGAGCCCAATCGCAGCCATTCGCCGCACGCTTGCGGCGGGCACAGCGCATCTCGACGAGAAGTTTCACGGCTTCAGCTACGGCGGCGTAGGCCCCGACATCGAAACGGCTAAGCGGATCGCGATGTTGCTTCGACCGAGTTTCGAAGTCGGAGTGGTCGCCGGCGATATGCGCAATGCCCGCGAGAAGGACTTGATCCGTTTCGTCGAGGAGCAATATCAAGCTCTCGACTCCATGGCGGACAACAAACGCGTGCTCTTCACTGGACCAGCGGGCTCAGGCAAGACGCTGCTGGCGATGGAGGCAGCTCGACGCGAGATCGCCATGGGCAACCGGGGCAGGCTCCTCTGCTTCAACCGATTCCTCGGTCAACGCCTGAAGGCAGACATGCCTGATGATGCAGCGTTGACAGTAGGCACCTTTCACAGTCAATTGCTCGACCTCGCGGGTATTTCAGCTCCGACCGAACCAGATGCTGATTTCTGGACTCACTTCCTGCCCGCGCAAGCACTCGAATCCCTGATCAACGCAGGCGATGAAGCTCAAGGTGATTTCCTCATCATCGACGAGGTTCAGGATGTGCTGAACGATTCTTACCTCGATGTGCTTGACCTGATGGTCAAGGGAGGGCTCCGGGCCGGGCGCGTGTTGATGTTTGGCGATTTCGAGCGCCAAGCAATATTCGATGGAGGGACCGGCCGCGCCCTCGTGGATGCGCGAATACCGCATCTTCCGACAAACAGGCTTGTAATGAACTGCCGGAATCTCCCGCGCATCGGCTATAGCGTCAACATCTTCAGCGGGTTGAAGCCTGGCTACCAACACTTTCGGCGCGATGACGATGGATTCAATCCGGTGTGGTTGAAGTACCGGCGTGGCGATGATCAGTCGCAGCGACTCCGCGAGGCAGTACAAGCGCTGCGGGGCGACAACTACGAGCTGAACGAGATTGTGGTGTTAAGCCCGCTTGGAAGCGAATCGGTCGCGGCGTCAACAACTGACACCTGGTTGCGTCAAGTGCTCAAGCCGACTGATGGGCGATCGAGTAATCGGGGTGAGCTCCGTTACTCGACGATCCATGCCTTCAAAGGCCTTGAAGCGCCGGCGGTTATCGTCACGGACCTCGATCGCGACTCAGTGCCAAACTTCGAATCGCTTCTCTATGTGGGGCTAACGCGTGCAACCGACAGGCTCTACGGTTTGGTCGAGGCAAGTACCGGATTAGCAGGCTTGGAGGGCAAACTGTGA